In one Candidatus Delongbacteria bacterium genomic region, the following are encoded:
- a CDS encoding TetR/AcrR family transcriptional regulator → MSDSYPRVDDASTERPIPLRYQADEEFRPSSSLLNLGTALLNPRIERGDIAEPEEDAPLKEIPLGRRERERLMRRREILLTARRLFAANGYTGTTLDEVARLTEFSKPTLYQYFRNKDHLYFTILEEGLADMRGILDKESHAERSMGDNLRAIVLLLLIYFRKNTDFFLMLRQYRDQPRPGDVGDMQNATRDGWERFHQRLAALLGRGVRRGDFARYDLNQLASILFEAVGVYTLAFQKPDELRSAREMADELMNLFFYGILQR, encoded by the coding sequence ATGAGCGACAGCTACCCGCGGGTAGACGATGCATCCACTGAGCGTCCCATTCCGCTGAGATACCAGGCGGACGAAGAATTCCGTCCGTCCAGCTCACTTCTGAATCTTGGAACGGCCCTGCTGAACCCCCGGATCGAGCGGGGAGACATCGCGGAACCGGAGGAAGACGCTCCGCTCAAGGAGATTCCGCTGGGCCGCAGAGAACGCGAGCGCCTGATGCGCCGACGCGAGATCCTGCTGACCGCCCGCCGGCTCTTTGCCGCCAATGGCTATACCGGAACCACGCTGGACGAAGTTGCCCGGCTGACCGAGTTTTCCAAACCCACCCTGTATCAGTACTTCCGCAACAAGGACCACCTCTACTTCACGATTCTTGAAGAAGGTCTGGCCGACATGCGCGGAATCCTGGACAAGGAATCCCATGCCGAGCGCAGCATGGGCGACAACCTGCGTGCCATTGTCCTGCTCCTGCTGATCTACTTTCGCAAGAACACCGACTTCTTCCTGATGTTGCGTCAATACCGCGACCAGCCGCGTCCGGGAGATGTCGGCGACATGCAGAATGCCACGCGCGATGGGTGGGAGCGCTTTCATCAGCGCCTGGCGGCGCTGTTGGGGCGAGGAGTGCGGCGAGGGGATTTTGCCCGCTACGACCTGAACCAGTTGGCCTCCATCCTCTTCGAAGCGGTCGGGGTCTATACCCTGGCCTTCCAGAAGCCGGATGAACTGCGCAGCGCGCGTGAGATGGCCGATGAACTGATGAACCTGTTCTTCTACGGTATCCTGCAGCGCTGA
- a CDS encoding DinB family protein, with protein sequence MQSIELIRTNLNNSTTRVLARIEEMREHCMVPPTAQGGGHTLWVLGHLAYIEALVVHVFMSAQPNPLAHWDTLFDGDLISVDPKDYPPFDQVLATCWEQRAGTLALLDTLGEDDLDQPGASVPAGYDEFFGTRRRCLQYLADHWYMHRGQLADARRSAGIERMWV encoded by the coding sequence ATGCAATCGATCGAGCTGATCCGCACCAATCTGAACAACAGCACCACACGGGTGCTTGCCCGCATCGAGGAGATGCGCGAGCATTGCATGGTGCCCCCCACCGCCCAGGGAGGTGGTCACACCCTCTGGGTGCTGGGGCATCTGGCCTACATCGAGGCCCTGGTCGTTCATGTGTTCATGTCTGCCCAGCCGAATCCACTCGCCCACTGGGACACGCTCTTCGATGGCGACCTGATCTCGGTGGACCCAAAGGACTATCCGCCCTTCGATCAGGTGCTCGCCACCTGCTGGGAGCAGCGAGCCGGCACTCTGGCACTGCTTGACACACTCGGTGAAGACGATCTGGACCAGCCAGGGGCAAGCGTCCCCGCGGGCTACGACGAGTTCTTCGGGACCCGACGCCGTTGTCTGCAGTACCTGGCCGACCACTGGTACATGCACCGCGGCCAGCTGGCCGATGCCCGCCGCAGTGCCGGCATCGAGCGCATGTGGGTGTGA
- a CDS encoding class I SAM-dependent methyltransferase yields MNLKKELSNALTLRPLRKYLDHKRRRTVFYDAFSRFRENPGAGVADHTLLRKLIYGWDNESWSAWTEYLSACLKACEDVDGPVLECGSGLSSLLMGVVLQDRGGHLHSLEHHPEWALRQRRFLDRFDIRSVTVHDSPIKPYGDYDWYGPAMDQLPSGFAMVICDGPPGVTKGGRFGMLPVMRDRLASGCRIFVDDAARPDERSMLDRWSQSEGREYSIYGDEKPYGVLQLA; encoded by the coding sequence ATGAACCTGAAAAAAGAGCTCAGCAATGCGCTCACTCTGCGCCCGCTTCGGAAGTACCTCGATCACAAACGCCGGCGCACTGTCTTCTACGACGCGTTCTCACGCTTTCGCGAGAATCCCGGCGCGGGAGTTGCCGACCACACTCTGCTGCGCAAACTGATCTACGGCTGGGACAATGAGAGCTGGTCCGCCTGGACTGAGTATCTCAGCGCCTGCCTGAAAGCCTGCGAGGACGTTGACGGTCCGGTACTGGAATGCGGTTCGGGGCTCTCCAGTCTGCTGATGGGAGTGGTGCTTCAGGATCGTGGTGGGCACCTGCATTCGCTGGAGCATCACCCGGAGTGGGCCCTGCGCCAGCGCCGCTTCCTGGATCGCTTCGACATCCGCAGCGTGACCGTGCACGACTCACCCATCAAACCCTATGGTGACTATGATTGGTACGGCCCGGCCATGGACCAGCTGCCCTCCGGGTTCGCCATGGTGATCTGTGATGGCCCTCCGGGCGTGACCAAAGGCGGACGCTTCGGCATGCTGCCCGTCATGCGCGACCGCCTCGCGTCGGGTTGCAGGATCTTCGTGGATGATGCCGCCCGCCCGGACGAGCGCAGCATGCTGGACCGCTGGAGTCAGTCGGAAGGCCGCGAGTACTCGATATACGGGGACGAGAAGCCCTATGGAGTATTGCAGCTGGCTTGA
- a CDS encoding efflux RND transporter periplasmic adaptor subunit, giving the protein MRHKTITGRVAHWMLVAALGSGLIFTGCSGDTQAEAEGTSTSTAPGKEVTVNVSVQTLGTRDFASHLSLVGEVQSEYNALLSAASNGRLTRVIHDRGAQVAKGDTLLEIDSRQARSSWNMAQAALESAQLDFDTAKRQYDQGLGVSETDFRKIGNALRIAEAQASEASVYLENCFVIAPFAGVVDDRQVKLGELVAPGQPLLRLVDNEHLKVRVGVPENQAGFMRRGHEADIRVTEAGLSTSGTVSWIASVIDTRDRTLPMEIQLRSGAGLKPGMLCEVSVFRNSHANSIVIPLSIVQQAQDHLFVYVEENGRAVKRIIDTADRDGDMVRISSGLQPGEPLIVKGFRDVVDGQSVRVVERTEG; this is encoded by the coding sequence ATGCGTCACAAGACAATCACGGGCCGTGTGGCCCACTGGATGCTGGTTGCCGCCCTGGGCTCCGGCCTGATCTTCACCGGGTGCTCGGGCGACACACAGGCCGAGGCCGAAGGAACCAGCACCAGCACGGCTCCCGGCAAGGAAGTGACCGTGAACGTGAGCGTGCAGACTCTGGGAACCCGGGATTTCGCCTCGCACCTCAGTCTGGTCGGCGAGGTGCAAAGCGAGTACAATGCTCTGCTGTCCGCCGCCAGCAATGGTCGCCTGACCCGCGTGATCCACGACCGTGGCGCCCAGGTGGCCAAGGGCGATACTCTGCTGGAAATCGACAGCCGACAGGCTCGCAGCAGCTGGAACATGGCCCAGGCCGCGCTGGAGAGCGCACAGCTGGACTTCGACACGGCCAAGCGTCAGTACGATCAGGGGCTGGGCGTGAGCGAAACCGACTTCCGCAAGATCGGCAACGCTCTGCGCATCGCCGAGGCTCAGGCCAGCGAAGCCTCCGTGTACCTCGAGAACTGCTTCGTGATCGCTCCCTTCGCGGGTGTGGTGGACGACCGGCAGGTCAAGCTGGGCGAACTGGTCGCTCCCGGTCAGCCCCTGTTGCGCCTGGTGGACAACGAGCACCTCAAGGTGCGCGTGGGTGTGCCCGAGAACCAGGCCGGTTTCATGCGCCGGGGCCACGAAGCCGACATCCGGGTGACCGAAGCCGGTCTCTCCACCAGCGGAACCGTCAGCTGGATCGCCTCGGTGATCGATACCCGCGACCGCACACTGCCCATGGAAATCCAGCTGAGGAGCGGCGCGGGCCTCAAGCCCGGCATGCTCTGCGAAGTGAGCGTGTTCCGCAATTCGCACGCCAACAGCATCGTGATTCCCTTGTCCATCGTGCAGCAGGCCCAGGACCACCTCTTCGTGTATGTCGAGGAAAATGGCCGCGCGGTCAAACGCATCATCGACACGGCCGACCGCGATGGCGACATGGTGCGCATTTCCTCCGGCCTGCAGCCCGGTGAGCCACTGATCGTCAAGGGCTTCCGCGATGTGGTGGACGGCCAGAGCGTGCGCGTCGTTGAAAGGACCGAGGGATGA
- a CDS encoding efflux RND transporter permease subunit, which translates to MKISNFALGNMPAVYVLILISILTGTLSYINLPREASPDIQIPFVIVTTVYPGTSPQDMESLITNKLEQELVDIDNIKEMKSFSQESVSNITLEFDPEEDVDDVINKVREKVDLATPELPDDAEDPIITELNFGAFPILLVNVSGEYDQVRLKQVAEDIQDRLEDIDGVLEVGISGGLEREVQVNVNPDQLRHYRLGLEDVQNAIRNENISIPGGKLDIGPYSYLLRVPGEIKDPLQVRDFVVKADEHNPIYIRDVAEVVYGFKDAASLARMRGHNCITLAVSKRSGENIIHIVDSAKAVVEEMLPTLPATTTVSYTSDQSKDIAMMVGELENGILTGLILVVGVLFLFMGFRTSLFVAVAIPLSMLISFFVLDLMGYTLNMVVLFSLILALGMLVDNAIVIVENIYRYREEGYGPYAAAHKGVTEVSMAVASSTLTTLAAFFPLVFWPGIMGEFMSYLPITLIVTLSASLFVGLVMNPVLCATLMRLNKKSGSREAYLNSPFLQLYRRSLEWALRHRFAVVSLAFLALFANIAIYATFGAGVEFFPDIDPKKVFVDYEMPSGTRLDNTDALVRELEQHLGEYRNIETYVAQVGVALGEFDTGAGEAGPPEKARISIDMVDRDFRVESTYATMESLRVAVANVSGAKVIVQKMEEGPPTGKPINIEIKGKDFQELGRIAEDIRRKVETVSGVVNLQNDFDEGRPEIMVTVNREKAAMMGVNTAMIGSNVRTAMNGSETSTFRDGEDEYDITVRLDKAHRQSVEDIADLQLLDEGDLVPLSSLATVSLTNGIGGISHIDRDRVVTVFADVTGRNANEVLAEVKELLKDFDMPNGYRLSFTGESKDQEEAQDFLGGAFLTAILSVGLVLVLQFRSVITPIVILFCVLLSLIGVFFGLTVTQMPFGIIMTGVGVISLAGVVVNNAIVLLDYTQQLRAKGIARHDALVQAGMTRLRPVLLTATTTVLGLVPMATGVSFDFRNLELVIGSDSAQWWGSMATAVIFGLFVATALTLMVVPALFTILEDLSEWFQKLFGGFVNQEAAGGVVPLPSTDGSTD; encoded by the coding sequence ATGAAGATCAGCAACTTCGCTCTGGGCAACATGCCCGCGGTTTACGTGCTGATCCTGATTTCGATTCTCACGGGAACCCTGAGCTACATCAATCTGCCGCGCGAAGCCTCGCCGGACATCCAGATTCCCTTCGTGATCGTGACCACCGTGTATCCGGGCACCAGCCCCCAGGACATGGAAAGCCTGATCACCAACAAGCTCGAGCAGGAGCTTGTGGACATTGACAACATCAAGGAGATGAAGTCCTTCTCGCAGGAAAGCGTGTCCAACATCACCCTGGAGTTCGACCCCGAGGAGGATGTGGACGATGTGATCAACAAGGTGCGCGAGAAGGTGGATCTGGCCACGCCCGAGCTGCCCGATGACGCCGAGGACCCCATCATCACCGAGCTGAACTTCGGCGCCTTCCCAATCCTGCTGGTGAATGTGTCCGGCGAGTACGATCAGGTGCGCCTCAAGCAGGTGGCCGAGGACATCCAGGACCGGCTGGAAGACATCGACGGCGTGCTGGAAGTGGGCATCTCCGGTGGCCTCGAGCGCGAAGTGCAGGTGAATGTGAACCCGGACCAGCTGCGCCACTACCGGCTGGGTCTGGAAGATGTGCAGAACGCGATCCGCAACGAGAACATCAGCATTCCCGGCGGCAAGCTGGACATTGGCCCCTACAGTTACCTGCTGCGTGTACCCGGCGAGATCAAGGACCCCTTGCAGGTGCGCGATTTCGTGGTCAAGGCCGACGAACACAACCCGATCTACATTCGCGATGTGGCCGAGGTGGTCTACGGTTTCAAGGATGCCGCCAGTCTGGCGCGCATGCGCGGGCACAACTGCATCACGCTGGCGGTGAGCAAGCGCAGTGGCGAGAACATCATCCACATCGTGGACAGTGCCAAGGCGGTGGTCGAGGAGATGCTGCCCACCCTGCCCGCCACCACGACGGTGTCCTACACCAGCGATCAGTCCAAGGACATCGCGATGATGGTGGGCGAACTGGAGAACGGCATCCTCACCGGGCTGATCCTGGTGGTGGGTGTGCTCTTTCTGTTCATGGGTTTCCGCACCAGTCTCTTCGTGGCGGTGGCCATTCCGCTGTCAATGCTGATCTCCTTCTTCGTGCTGGACCTGATGGGGTACACCCTGAACATGGTGGTGCTCTTCAGCCTGATTCTGGCGCTGGGCATGCTGGTGGACAACGCGATCGTGATCGTGGAAAACATCTACCGCTACCGGGAAGAAGGCTACGGGCCCTACGCGGCTGCGCACAAGGGTGTCACCGAAGTGTCGATGGCGGTGGCCTCGTCCACCCTGACCACACTGGCCGCCTTTTTCCCGCTGGTGTTCTGGCCGGGAATCATGGGCGAGTTCATGAGCTACCTGCCCATCACCCTGATCGTGACACTGTCGGCCTCGCTTTTCGTGGGCCTGGTGATGAACCCTGTGCTCTGCGCCACCCTGATGCGGCTGAACAAGAAATCCGGTTCTCGCGAGGCCTACCTCAACAGTCCCTTCCTTCAGTTGTACCGCCGTTCACTTGAGTGGGCCCTGCGTCACCGCTTTGCCGTGGTGAGTCTGGCCTTCTTGGCCCTGTTTGCAAACATCGCGATCTACGCCACCTTCGGGGCCGGTGTGGAGTTCTTTCCCGACATCGACCCCAAGAAGGTCTTCGTGGACTACGAAATGCCTTCCGGTACACGGCTGGACAATACGGACGCCCTTGTGCGCGAGCTGGAGCAGCATCTGGGCGAGTACCGGAACATCGAAACCTACGTGGCCCAGGTGGGCGTGGCTCTGGGTGAATTCGATACCGGTGCCGGAGAAGCCGGGCCGCCCGAAAAGGCGCGCATCAGCATTGACATGGTGGACCGTGATTTCCGGGTGGAATCCACCTATGCCACCATGGAAAGCCTGCGCGTGGCCGTGGCCAATGTGTCCGGTGCCAAGGTGATCGTGCAGAAGATGGAAGAAGGGCCGCCCACGGGCAAGCCGATCAACATCGAGATCAAGGGCAAGGACTTCCAGGAGCTGGGCCGGATTGCCGAGGACATCCGCCGCAAGGTGGAAACCGTGTCCGGCGTGGTGAACCTGCAGAACGATTTCGACGAGGGACGGCCCGAGATCATGGTCACGGTCAACCGCGAGAAGGCCGCGATGATGGGTGTGAACACCGCGATGATCGGCAGCAATGTCCGTACGGCAATGAATGGCAGCGAAACCAGCACCTTCCGTGACGGCGAGGATGAGTACGACATCACCGTGCGCCTGGACAAGGCCCATCGCCAGAGCGTGGAAGACATTGCCGACCTGCAGCTGCTGGACGAAGGCGATCTGGTTCCCCTGTCCTCACTGGCCACCGTGTCACTCACCAACGGCATTGGCGGCATCAGCCACATCGACCGCGACCGCGTGGTCACCGTGTTCGCGGATGTCACGGGTCGCAACGCGAACGAGGTTCTGGCGGAAGTCAAGGAGCTGCTCAAGGACTTTGACATGCCCAATGGCTACCGACTCAGTTTCACGGGCGAGAGCAAGGACCAGGAAGAAGCTCAGGATTTCCTTGGCGGTGCCTTCCTGACCGCGATTCTCAGCGTGGGTCTTGTGCTGGTGCTGCAGTTCCGCAGCGTGATCACCCCGATCGTGATCCTGTTCTGCGTGCTGCTGTCGCTGATTGGTGTGTTCTTCGGGCTTACCGTGACCCAGATGCCCTTCGGCATCATCATGACCGGTGTGGGTGTGATCAGTCTGGCGGGCGTGGTGGTCAACAATGCCATCGTGCTGCTGGATTACACCCAGCAGTTGCGTGCCAAGGGCATTGCGCGCCACGATGCGCTGGTCCAGGCCGGCATGACCCGTCTGCGGCCCGTGTTGCTGACCGCCACGACCACCGTGCTGGGCCTGGTGCCCATGGCCACGGGCGTCAGCTTCGACTTCCGCAACCTGGAACTGGTGATCGGCAGCGACAGCGCCCAGTGGTGGGGCTCCATGGCCACCGCCGTGATCTTCGGTCTGTTCGTGGCCACCGCGCTGACCCTGATGGTGGTGCCGGCGTTGTTCACCATTCTCGAAGACCTGAGCGAATGGTTCCAGAAACTCTTCGGTGGGTTCGTCAACCAGGAAGCCGCCGGTGGCGTGGTGCCCCTGCCTTCCACGGATGGCAGCACCGACTGA
- a CDS encoding TolC family protein, whose product MNTLPRHALWIVLLLGFLAPRVKSAERFDLPPGEAIQYMLEHNRDYQKQLADREDARQNVRQTSGEALPSLTSELSWTRIGNISEFSFDPDGSGPESAAVLKAAAADNYAGKLSLQQPLFNAAVFQAIGVSRSYSRVAEQGLNAARQTLVQSFLEQYAQVILLRDLVDLNQQIVEQTKAHFDEATLLDQMGSLSRYDLLRSEVEYLNSIPALREAEKNLSTAENALRITLGLDPEAELVLHKFNVVVDLATDPQSLEEMAARNRPEILLAENAVEGYRRGVNVYRADQWPVLNAFANAERSNVWDLFSQNDSWQNSWNAGVSLSVPLFSGFRKDAQVQKGKLSLLRARADLALTRDQVRLQTRAAMDELQRSQADLTAWQRNVEAAEEGLRIASLRNESGSGSGLELRDARTARKLAGVNLATAEYKLRVAQVNLLHAVGDIDRIRIDIAEGDE is encoded by the coding sequence ATGAATACACTGCCACGGCACGCTCTCTGGATCGTGCTGCTGCTGGGATTCCTGGCGCCCCGGGTCAAATCCGCGGAGCGCTTTGACCTGCCACCCGGCGAGGCCATCCAGTACATGCTGGAACACAACCGCGACTACCAGAAGCAACTTGCCGACCGCGAGGACGCGCGCCAGAATGTGCGCCAGACCTCGGGCGAGGCTCTGCCCAGCCTGACGTCGGAGCTGAGCTGGACCCGCATCGGCAACATCTCGGAATTCAGTTTCGACCCCGATGGCAGCGGGCCCGAGAGCGCGGCCGTGCTCAAGGCCGCCGCGGCAGACAACTACGCCGGCAAGCTCAGCCTGCAGCAACCGCTGTTCAATGCCGCCGTGTTCCAGGCCATTGGCGTGTCACGCAGCTACAGCCGCGTGGCCGAGCAGGGGCTCAACGCAGCCCGCCAGACCCTGGTGCAGAGTTTCCTCGAGCAGTACGCCCAGGTGATCCTGCTGCGCGACCTGGTGGACCTGAATCAGCAGATCGTGGAACAGACCAAGGCCCATTTCGACGAAGCGACCCTGCTGGACCAGATGGGCAGCCTCAGCCGTTACGACCTGCTGCGCAGTGAAGTGGAATACCTGAATTCGATTCCCGCCCTGCGAGAGGCCGAAAAGAACCTGAGCACGGCCGAAAACGCCTTGCGCATCACGCTGGGTCTCGACCCCGAGGCCGAGCTGGTGCTGCACAAGTTCAACGTCGTCGTGGATCTGGCTACCGATCCTCAGTCGCTGGAAGAGATGGCCGCCCGCAATCGGCCCGAGATCCTGCTGGCCGAGAATGCGGTGGAAGGCTATCGCCGGGGTGTGAATGTCTACCGTGCGGACCAGTGGCCCGTGCTGAATGCCTTTGCCAATGCCGAACGCAGCAATGTCTGGGACCTGTTCAGCCAGAACGACAGCTGGCAGAACAGCTGGAATGCGGGCGTCAGTCTGTCGGTGCCCTTGTTCAGCGGCTTCCGCAAGGATGCCCAGGTGCAGAAAGGCAAGCTGTCCCTCTTGCGCGCCCGCGCGGATCTGGCACTGACTCGCGACCAGGTGCGCCTGCAGACCCGCGCCGCGATGGATGAACTGCAACGCAGCCAGGCCGACCTGACCGCGTGGCAGCGCAATGTGGAAGCCGCCGAAGAAGGCCTGCGAATCGCCAGCCTGCGCAATGAAAGCGGCAGTGGAAGTGGTCTGGAGCTGCGTGATGCACGCACGGCCCGCAAGCTGGCCGGCGTGAACCTGGCCACGGCTGAGTACAAATTGCGCGTGGCTCAGGTGAACCTGCTGCACGCCGTTGGAGATATCGACAGGATCCGGATCGACATCGCTGAAGGGGATGAATAG
- a CDS encoding (deoxy)nucleoside triphosphate pyrophosphohydrolase, with the protein MQTIHVVAAVIVQNGTVFSAQRPDAGEAALKWEFPGGKIESGESHEAALIREIWEEFSVTITVGSRLMTVRHPYQSFLLVMHAYLATIVEGKIQPAEHLATRWLSHDEIQIVDWAPADLPIVAEIERLRLLA; encoded by the coding sequence ATGCAAACCATCCACGTTGTTGCGGCAGTCATTGTTCAAAATGGCACCGTGTTTAGCGCACAACGACCTGATGCAGGGGAAGCTGCACTGAAGTGGGAGTTTCCTGGCGGGAAGATCGAATCCGGCGAGTCTCACGAAGCAGCTCTGATACGTGAAATCTGGGAAGAGTTTTCAGTTACGATCACCGTTGGATCCAGACTGATGACCGTGCGCCACCCCTATCAGAGTTTCTTGCTTGTCATGCATGCCTACTTGGCAACGATAGTGGAAGGCAAGATCCAACCCGCAGAGCATCTGGCGACTCGGTGGCTATCACACGATGAGATTCAAATCGTCGATTGGGCGCCCGCGGACCTTCCTATTGTGGCCGAAATCGAACGTTTGAGACTTCTGGCGTAG
- a CDS encoding TetR/AcrR family transcriptional regulator encodes MNSPDRRELILEAAAGCFSHFGYRRTVVDDIAREVGIAKGSIYLHFKSKEELFIALLDHEREKVSERFEEIISLDISCSERLRRIVVEFNAILDRHPVLARFMTAPASLELPPELLHRECHDKGIFDQHIPRILENGIRGGEFRADLDVLAVFPIIISLFHINVHNRDHKWVDMPPEKFMEAMLGTIFQGILNKEGSVR; translated from the coding sequence ATGAACAGTCCAGATCGTCGGGAACTGATTCTGGAAGCCGCCGCGGGGTGCTTCAGCCACTTCGGCTACCGCCGGACCGTGGTGGACGACATCGCCCGGGAGGTCGGCATTGCCAAGGGCAGCATCTACCTGCACTTCAAGAGCAAGGAAGAGCTGTTCATCGCCTTGCTGGACCATGAACGCGAAAAGGTGAGCGAGCGTTTCGAGGAGATCATCTCGCTGGATATCAGCTGCAGCGAACGCCTGCGCCGCATCGTGGTGGAGTTCAATGCGATCCTCGACCGCCACCCGGTACTGGCCCGCTTCATGACCGCTCCCGCCAGTCTGGAACTGCCCCCGGAACTCCTGCACCGCGAATGCCACGACAAGGGCATTTTCGACCAGCACATCCCGCGCATCCTGGAGAACGGGATCCGCGGCGGAGAGTTCCGCGCCGATCTGGACGTGCTGGCCGTCTTTCCCATCATCATTTCTTTGTTTCACATCAACGTGCACAACAGGGATCACAAGTGGGTGGACATGCCACCCGAGAAGTTCATGGAAGCCATGCTGGGCACGATTTTCCAGGGCATCCTCAACAAGGAAGGAAGCGTTCGATGA
- a CDS encoding T9SS type A sorting domain-containing protein: MRHRSIFILLCMVWLCAGQVLAQQSSFFLQGSASAHYAQFPFGSFNGDFNAVGAIDTSTFEPTDLQGVGGILLPDSVGTETLFWAGVVVNPDSTLDALGMYLTAPNGFEVGSGSSQGINGVLFYLYHADSLAIPTNIDSVDIAGIIGLISAQHKFTGVPTGLEITERSDTRMALTFGALAIDLDNNTFLISVSNGDAVLEGLTVAVDEFPGTRPLTHRLESVYPNPFNPRALVRLDLAREESLSLVLYNLNGQAVRLLHRGVLGAGPHELPLAADGLASGIYLLSLESPDWRETRRITLLR; the protein is encoded by the coding sequence ATGAGACACCGTTCGATCTTCATTCTGCTTTGCATGGTCTGGTTGTGCGCCGGACAGGTGCTGGCCCAGCAGAGCTCCTTCTTCCTGCAGGGCAGTGCCAGCGCCCACTACGCCCAGTTCCCATTCGGTTCGTTCAATGGGGATTTCAACGCGGTGGGCGCCATCGATACCAGCACTTTCGAGCCCACGGACCTGCAGGGCGTGGGCGGCATCCTGCTGCCCGACAGTGTCGGTACCGAGACCCTCTTCTGGGCCGGGGTGGTGGTCAATCCTGATTCCACGCTCGACGCGCTTGGCATGTATCTCACCGCACCGAACGGTTTTGAGGTGGGATCGGGCAGTTCCCAGGGGATCAACGGCGTGCTGTTCTATCTGTATCACGCCGACAGCCTGGCCATACCCACCAACATCGACAGTGTGGACATTGCCGGCATCATCGGGCTGATTTCCGCCCAGCACAAATTCACGGGCGTGCCTACGGGGCTGGAAATCACCGAACGCAGTGACACACGGATGGCGCTCACCTTCGGTGCCCTGGCGATTGATCTGGACAACAACACCTTTCTGATCTCGGTGTCCAATGGGGATGCGGTTCTCGAAGGTCTGACCGTGGCTGTGGACGAGTTCCCGGGCACACGCCCGCTCACTCATCGCCTCGAATCGGTGTACCCCAATCCATTCAACCCACGCGCACTGGTCCGACTGGATCTTGCCCGCGAAGAATCGCTGAGTCTGGTGCTGTACAATCTGAATGGTCAGGCGGTGCGCCTGCTGCATCGCGGGGTTCTGGGCGCAGGCCCGCACGAGTTGCCGCTGGCCGCCGACGGGCTGGCTTCGGGGATCTACCTGCTGAGCCTGGAAAGTCCCGACTGGCGGGAAACGCGGCGAATCACACTGTTGCGCTAG